In one window of Oryzias melastigma strain HK-1 linkage group LG5, ASM292280v2, whole genome shotgun sequence DNA:
- the LOC112145106 gene encoding elastase-1, with translation MLRFLLLTSLSALVLAELEHQPRYLEDNLERVVGGEVASPNSWPWQISLQYLSGGSYYHTCGGTLIQRGWVMTAAHCVDSSRTWRVVVGEHDIYSSGGTEQYIGVSQVYIHPQWDSNRVSNGYDIALLRLASDVTLNSYVQLASLPPSEEILPHNNLCYITGWGLTSTGGSLSSQLKEAYLPVVDHSTCSRSDWWGTTVKTTMVCAGGGAESGCNGDSGGPLNCQVSGKYYVHGITSFGSAYGCNYPQKPTVFTRVSAYIDWMNSIM, from the exons ATGCtcaggtttttgttgttgaccAGCCTCTCGGCCCTGG TACTGGCTGAGCTGGAGCACCAGCCCAGGTACCTGGAGGACAACCTGGAGAGAGTTGTGGGAGGTGAAGTGGCCAGCCCCAACTCATGGCCCTGGCAG ATCTCTCTTCAGTACCTGTCTGGAGGCAGCTACTACCACACCTGTGGAGGAACCCTGATTCAGAGGGGTTGGGTTATGACTGCTGCTCACTGTGTGGACAG cagcaggacgtggCGCGTCGTTGTCGGTGAACATGACATCTACAGCAGCGGTGGCACGGAGCAGTACATCGGGGTCAGCCAAGTTTATATCCACCCCCAGTGGGACTCTAACAGAGTGTCTAACGG ATACGACATTGCTCTTCTGAGACTTGCCTCTGACGTCACCCTGAACTCTTACGTCCAGCTGGCTTCTCTGCCTCCCTCTGAGGAGATTCTGCCTCACAACAATCTGTGTTACATCACCGGATGGGGACTCACCTCCA CTGGTGGAAGCCTGTCCTCTCAGCTCAAAGAGGCCTATCTTCCCGTGGTCGACCACAGCACCTGCTCCCGCAGTGACTGGTGGGGCACCACTGTGAAGACCACCATGGTGTGTGCAGGAGGTGGAGCTGAGTCTGGATGCAAC ggtGACTCTGGAGGCCCTCTGAACTGCCAGGTTAGCGGTAAATACTACGTCCATGGTATTACCAGCTTTGGGTCTGCATATGGATGCAACTACCCCCAGAAGCCTACCGTCTTCACCCGCGTGTCTGCTTACATCGACTGGATGAACTCG ATCATGTAA
- the LOC112145108 gene encoding elastase-1 has translation MLRFLLLTSLAALVLAELQPEPRYLRDDDIQNRVVGGEVARPNSWPWQISLQYLSGGSYYHTCGGTLIRTGWVMTAAHCVDRSMTWRVVLGDHDIYTHEGKEQYLSVSQVYIHPSWNTNNVAAGYDIALLRLSTPATLNSYVQLGSLPPSGQVLPHNNACYISGWGRTQTGGQLSAQLKQAYLPVVDHNTCSSSGWWGSTVKSSMVCAGGGSESGCQGDSGGPLNCSVNGQWVVHGVTSFVSSSGCNAYQKPTVFTRVSAYISWMNGIMG, from the exons ATGCTCAGGTTTCTTTTGTTGACCTCTCTCGCAGCCCTGG TGTTGGCTGAGCTGCAGCCTGAGCCCAGGTACCTGAGGGACGACGACATTCAGAACAGAGTTGTTGGAGGAGAAGTGGCCAGACCAAACTCCTGGCCCTGGCAG ATCTCTCTCCAGTACCTGTCTGGCGGTAGTTACTACCACACCTGCGGGGGAACCCTGATCAGGACAGGATGGGTTATGACTGCTGCCCACTGTGTGGACAG ATCCATGACTTGGCGTGTTGTTCTTGGAGACCATGACATCTACACTCATGAGGGCAAAGAGCAGTACTTGAGTGTCAGCCAAGTGTACATCCACCCCTCCTGGAACACCAACAATGTTGCTGCAGG GTACGACATTGCTCTCCTGCGCCTCTCCACTCCAGCCACCCTCAACAGCTACGTCCAGCTCGGCAGCCTGCCTCCCTCTGGTCAGGTTCTGCCCCACAACAACGCTTGCTACATCAGTGGATGGGGCCGCACCCAGA CTGGAGGTCAGCTGTCTGCTCAGCTGAAGCAGGCATACCTGCCTGTTGTTGACCACAACACCTGCTCCAGCTCTGGATGGTGGGGGAGCACCGTGAAGAGCTCCATGGTCTGTGCTGGGGGTGGCAGTGAATCTGGCTGTCAG GGTGATTCTGGTGGCCCCCTGAACTGCAGTGTCAATGGCCAGTGGGTGGTGCATGGTGTGACCAGTTTTGTGTCTTCCTCTGGCTGCAATGCCTACCAGAAGCCCACCGTCTTCACCCGTGTGTCAGCTTACATCAGCTGGATGAATGGA aTCATGGGTTGA
- the LOC112145107 gene encoding elastase-1 yields the protein MLRFLLLTSLAALALADQPRYLEDSLERVVGGQVASPNSWPWQISLQYLSGGSYYHTCGGSLIQRGWVMTAAHCVDSSRTWRVVLGEHDLNSSGGTEQVIGVSQVYIHPQWDSNRVANGYDIALLRLASDATLNSYVQLASLPPSGQILPHNNLCYITGWGLTSTGGSLSAQLKEAYLPVVDHSTCSRSDWWGSTVKTTMVCGGGGAESGCNGDSGGPLNCQVSGKYYVHGIASFVSGYGCNYPQKPTVFTRVSAYIDWMNSILY from the exons ATGCtcaggtttttgttgttgacaAGCCTCGCCGCTTTGG CGCTGGCTGACCAGCCCAGGTACCTGGAGGACAGTTTGGAGAGGGTTGTGGGAGGTCAGGTGGCCAGTCCCAACTCCTGGCCCTGGCAG ATCTCTCTTCAGTACCTGTCTGGAGGCAGCTACTACCACACCTGTGGAGGAAGCCTGATTCAGAGGGGTTGGGTTATGACTGCTGCTCACTGTGTGGACAG CAGCAGGACGTGGCGCGTCGTTCTCGGTGAACATGACCTCAACAGCAGCGGTGGCACGGAGCAGGTCATTGGTGTGAGCCAGGTTTACATCCACCCCCAGTGGGACTCTAACAGAGTTGCCAATGG ATACGACATTGCTCTTCTGAGACTTGCCTCTGACGCCACCCTGAACTCTTACGTCCAGCTGGCTTCTCTGCCTCCCTCTGGACAGATTCTGCCTCACAACAATCTGTGTTACATCACCGGATGGGGACTCACCTCCA ctGGTGGAAGCCTGTCCGCTCAGCTCAAAGAGGCCTATCTTCCCGTGGTCGACCACAGCACCTGCTCCCGCAGTGACTGGTGGGGCAGCACTGTGAAGACCACCATGGTGTGTGGAGGAGGTGGTGCTGAGTCTGGATGCAAC GGTGACTCTGGAGGCCCTCTGAACTGCCAGGTTAGCGGTAAATACTACGTCCATGGTATTGCTAGCTTTGTGTCTGGATATGGATGCAACTACCCCCAGAAGCCCACCGTCTTCACCCGCGTGTCTGCTTACATCGACTGGATGAACTCG atcctGTACTAG